The Streptomyces uncialis genomic interval GGGAATCGTGTCGTCATCCCCCGCCTCCGCAGGCCGCAGCCCCATAGCCGACCTGGCTCCGCAGTCCCTGTGCGCCCGCGAGCCCCATGTCGCGGCGGACCGTCTGGTCGCCGAGATGGTCCCGCCGCCACGCTTCGACTCGGTCCGTTTCGAGACCTACGTACCGGACCCGGACCAGCCGAGCCAGACCGAGGCGGTGCGGGTGCTCAGCGGTTTCGCCGCGGGCCTGGGGGGCGCCCACGCGACGGGGTCCGGCCGACGGCGATGGTTCACCCGGACGAAGCCCGCGGCCCCGGCGGGACCGCGCGGTGTCTACCTCGACGGCGGCTACGGCGTCGGCAAGACGCATCTGCTGGCCTCCCTGTGGCACGCCACCCCGGCGGCACCCGAACAGAAGGCGTTCGGCACCTTCGTGGAGCTCACGAACCTCGTGGGGGCCCTCGGCTTCCAGCAGACGGTGCGGACGCTCGGCGGGCACCGGCTGCTGTGCATCGACGAGTTCGAACTGGACGACCCCGGTGACACGGTCCTCGTGTCCACCCTGCTCGGCAAACTGGTCGAACAAGGGGTGGCGCTGGCGGCGACCTCGAACACGCTGCCGGGCAAGCTCGGCGAGGGCCGCTTCGCCGCGGCGGACTTCCTCCGGGAGATCCAGGGGCTGTCCGCCCAGTTCCGGCCCCTGCGCATCGACGGCGAGGACTACCGCCACCGGGGGCTGCCGCAGGCTCCGGCACCGTACTCGGACGAACAGGTGACCAAGGCGGCGTACGCCACCGAAGGTGCGTCGCTGGACGACTTCCCGCATCTGCTGAAGCACCTCGCCCGGGTGCACCCGAGCAGGTACGGGGCGCTGACGGACGGGGT includes:
- the zapE gene encoding cell division protein ZapE, with protein sequence MSSSPASAGRSPIADLAPQSLCAREPHVAADRLVAEMVPPPRFDSVRFETYVPDPDQPSQTEAVRVLSGFAAGLGGAHATGSGRRRWFTRTKPAAPAGPRGVYLDGGYGVGKTHLLASLWHATPAAPEQKAFGTFVELTNLVGALGFQQTVRTLGGHRLLCIDEFELDDPGDTVLVSTLLGKLVEQGVALAATSNTLPGKLGEGRFAAADFLREIQGLSAQFRPLRIDGEDYRHRGLPQAPAPYSDEQVTKAAYATEGASLDDFPHLLKHLARVHPSRYGALTDGVRAVCLTGVEPVPDQSTALRLVVLADRLYDREVPVLASGLPFDQLFSEEMLNGGYRKKYFRAISRLTALARDAKALVED